From Fusarium oxysporum f. sp. lycopersici 4287 chromosome 10, whole genome shotgun sequence, the proteins below share one genomic window:
- a CDS encoding 30S ribosomal protein S24e produces the protein MADNDSPVTLRTRKFIRNPLLGRKQMVVDILHPNRANISKEELREKLGSLYKAQKDQISVFGLRTQFGGGKTTGFALVYDSPEAMKKFEPQYRLVRVGLATKAERASRQQRKQRKNRQKTLRGTAKVKGAKAKKEK, from the exons ATGGCGGACAACGACTCCCCCGTCACCCTCCGAACTCGCAAGTTCATCCGCAACCCTCTGCTGGGCCGTAAGCAGATGGTCGT TGACATCCTCCACCCCAACCGAGCCAACATCTCCAAGGAGGAGCTCCGTGAGAAGCTCGGTTCTCTCTACAAGGCCCAGAAGGACCAGATCTCCGTCTTCGGTCTCCGAACCCAGTTCGGTGGCGGCAAGACCACCGGCTTCGCTCTCGTCTATGACTCCCCCGAGGCCATGAAGAAGTTCGAGCCCCAGTACCGATTGGTGCGGGTTGGTCTCGCCACCAAGGCCGAGCGTGCCTCCCGACAGCAGC GCAAGCAGCGCAAGAACCGACAAAAGACCCTCCGTGGTACGGCGAAGGTCAAGGgtgccaaggccaagaaggagaaataA